The following proteins are encoded in a genomic region of Brachypodium distachyon strain Bd21 chromosome 1, Brachypodium_distachyon_v3.0, whole genome shotgun sequence:
- the LOC104582029 gene encoding vicilin-like seed storage protein At2g18540: MRRRREAEEKTPCFRLRRNMAAYEMEEGTRIRIANERAKAMAYANAKAAAATSKEKGKGKKKMSGEEVIRTEKQKTPRKTKGEDRFKAKAEKERKKREDEAKKKREREAKEKEAEKKRKEVLKKRKTVQRK; the protein is encoded by the coding sequence ATGAGGCGAAGAAGGGAAGCAGAGGAGAAGACGCCGTGCTTCCGGCTGAGGAGGAACATGGCCGCCTACGAGATGGAAGAGGGGACGAGGATAAGGATCGCCAACGAGCGGGCCAAGGCGATGGCCTATGCCAACGCCAAGGCAGCTGCAGCTACAAGCAAGGAGAAGggaaaggggaagaagaagatgtcTGGAGAGGAGGTGATCAGAACGGAGAAGCAGAAGACGCCTAGAAAAACCAAGGGGGAGGATAGGTTTAAGGCGAAGGCggaaaaggagaggaagaagcgtgaggacgaggcgaagaagaaaCGGGAAAGAGAAGCGAAAGAGAAGGAGgccgagaagaagagaaaagaggTGCTCAAGAAGCGGAAGACGGTGCAAAGGAAATGA